In Herbaspirillum sp. WKF16, one genomic interval encodes:
- a CDS encoding BTH_I0359 family protein produces the protein MNLIYNSEQYSVVEFGADNDHEALRFGGYEIMDKSGQREIYIDGPAAELFRKDVQELIASEPTMEDIDTFLSRYDMLMRHPMTLH, from the coding sequence ATGAACCTGATCTATAACAGCGAGCAATACAGCGTCGTCGAGTTCGGCGCCGACAACGACCATGAAGCCCTGCGTTTCGGCGGTTACGAGATCATGGACAAGTCAGGCCAGCGGGAAATCTACATCGACGGCCCCGCCGCGGAGCTGTTCCGCAAGGACGTCCAGGAGCTCATCGCCAGCGAACCGACCATGGAAGACATCGACACCTTCCTGAGCCGTTACGACATGCTGATGCGCCATCCGATGACGCTGCACTGA